One genomic region from Syngnathus typhle isolate RoL2023-S1 ecotype Sweden linkage group LG17, RoL_Styp_1.0, whole genome shotgun sequence encodes:
- the cbx4 gene encoding E3 SUMO-protein ligase CBX4: MELPAAGEHVFAVEGIEKKRIRKGKIEYLVKWRGWSPKYNTWEPEENILDPRLLVAFQYRERQEHLMGYRKRGPKAKHLPLQVPSFARRSSIPAGLEDASPDVDDSPKEDAVPLQRCQPQQYQLNSKKHHQYQPSSQEVPVDQLASTKKKYVYQLNSKKHHHYEPDPSMYQAQASKLKKVVKVQEAPSKAANPGWNLPLALQQKWLRDKDTGCLSKVKELAVELRKAAPKDAESEQALKPNPKDATLPSAVNGKMKIIKNKNKNGRIVIVMSKYMDAHKVHGAKGKHGEPSSAEKSQSGQNNPAHGSKTAKNGIPKEMCSSSSLPATECSPKDRHFFKPSPSTAEEYNTEVARGQADLPDDLPLQLTASSPPTSWPADANVPTSAAMMDHIRIPSYPGSRKRKLSDPAGERGLPKAPKSLGLCDSALGPPQDKPMDLHCAGRVGAYPSDAMDCAGQEEPMDLSCPKTKRQTQPEIRPEPLRPELAPEPELQAQSEPAPQAESPPALQDTNTATQDTPNKTKAALAQKISPFMGNIIITDVTTNSLTVTFKEYVSF, encoded by the exons ATGGAGCTCCCTGCCGCCGGAGAGCACGTCTTTGCGGTGGAGGGCATCGAAAAGAAGCGCATTCGCAAG GGGAAGATTGAATACCTGGTCAAGTGGCGGGGATGGTCTCCCAA ATACAACACATGGGAGCCGGAGGAAAACATCCTTGACCCGCGCCTCCTCGTTGCATTTCAATACAG GGAGAGGCAGGAGCACCTGATGGGATATCGCAAAAGGGGCCCCAAAGCAAAACATCTTCCACTGCAG GTTCCCTCGTTTGCCCGGAGGTCGAGTATACCCGCGGGCTTGGAGGACGCCTCTCCGGACGTAGATGACAGTCCCAAGGAGGATGCCGTCCCGCTCCAGCGTTGCCAGCCCCAGCAGTATCAGCTGAACAGCAAGAAGCACCATCAGTACCAGCCCAGCAGCCAGGAGGTGCCTGTCGATCAGCTGGCCAGTACCAAGAAGAAGTACGTCTACCAGCTCAACAGCAAGAAGCACCACCACTATGAGCCTGACCCCAGCATGTACCAAGCTCAGGCCTCAAAGCTCAAGAAGGTGGTCAAAGTTCAGGAAGCGCCCAGCAAAGCTGCCAACCCCGGCTGGAATCTACCGCTGGCGTTGCAGCAGAAATGGCTTCGCGACAAAGACACGGGCTGCTTGAGTAAAGTCAAAGAGCTGGCGGTGGAGCTGCGAAAAGCTGCTCCCAAAGACGCGGAAAGCGAGCAAGCGCTCAAGCCTAATCCCAAGGACGCCACGCTCCCGAGCGCCGTCAATGGCAAAATGAAGATcataaagaacaaaaacaagaacgGACGTATCGTCATCGTCATGAGCAAGTATATGGACGCTCACAAGGTTCACGGGGCAAAGGGCAAACACGGGGAACCGTCAAGCGCTGAGAAAAGCCAAAGCGGCCAAAACAACCCGGCGCACGGAAGCAAAACGGCTAAAAACGGTATTCCCAAAGAGATGTGCAGCAGCAGTTCCCTCCCCGCCACAGAGTGCTCCCCGAAGGACAGGCACTTCTTCAAGCCTTCGCCCAGTACAGCTGAGGAATACAACACGGAGGTCGCTCGGGGTCAGGCTGACCTGCCCGATGATCTGCCGCTGCAGCTGACCGCCAGCTCGCCCCCGACCTCCTGGCCGGCCGACGCCAACGTCCCCACGTCCGCCGCCATGATGGATCACATCCGGATTCCGTCCTACCCTGGCAGCCGCAAGAGAAAACTCTCCGATCCTGCGGGTGAGCGCGGACTTCCCAAGGCTCCCAAAAGCCTCGGCCTTTGCGACAGCGCGCTGGGTCCGCCTCAGGACAAACCCATGGACCTTCACTGCGCCGGACGCGTCGGTGCGTACCCGTCTGATGCCATGGACTGCGCTGGCCAGGAGGAGCCCATGGATCTGAGTTGTCCAAAGACTAAGAGGCAGACTCAGCCGGAAATTCGGCCTGAGCCGTTGCGGCCTGAACTTGCACCTGAGCCTGAACTGCAAGCCCAAAGTGAACCTGCTCCCCAAGCTGAATCCCCACCCGCTCTCCAAGATACCAACACAGCAACCCAGGACACGCCGAACAAGACTAAAGCGGCGCTGGCTCAAAAGATCTCTCCTTTTATGGGAAATATCATCATCACTGATGTCACAACAAACAGTTTGACAGTAACCTTCAAGGAGTACGTCTCTTTCTAA
- the cbx8a gene encoding chromobox protein homolog 8a, with protein MELSAVGESVFAAESIIKRRIRRGRWEYLVKWKGWSHKYSTWEPEENILDERLLAAFEERERERELFGPKKRGPKPETFLLKAKAREKTYEFRRDPVRPIQVSYPVPEPIITPRAREGLRTVVPTIFPPSAVNRGESVAGQALEPERRIRSAASSHQELGPKKRGRKPKLRLHYERGEDESLEPAPKMCKRFLQDGGSSDPSLAQLTRRFQEKTTITPRSSSEHMGVAYTRPDRGGRTHYLAVLKHRDKNVSLPIITGEELGVVCPPTAPGSSWTPRFTNMDTVTVTDVTMNLLTVTVRENYTDKGFFREKR; from the exons ATGGAGCTGTCTGCCGTCGGGGAGAGCGTCTTTGCTGCAGAGTCCATCATTAAGCGACGGATCCGTCGG GGTCGTTGGGAATATCTGGTGAAATGGAAGGGCTGGTCTCACAA GTACAGCACATGGGAGCCAGAGGAAAACATCTTGGATGAGCGCCTCCTGGCAGCTTTTGAGGAGAG AGAACGTGAGAGAGAGCTTTTTGGGCCCAAAAAGCGAGGACCCAAGCCTGAGACGTTTCTCTTGAAG GCCAAAGCCAGAGAGAAAACGTACGAATTTAGACGAGATCCAGTCCGGCCCATTCAGGTCTCCTATCCGGTCCCGGAGCCCATCATAACACCGAGAGCCCGGGAGGGTCTGCGCACGGTGGTCCCCACCATCTTCCCCCCGAGCGCAGTCAACCGAGGGGAGAGCGTCGCCGGCCAAGCCCTGGAACCAGAAAGAAGGATCAGATCGGCAGCCAGTTCTCACCAAGAACTAGGTCCCAAAAAGCGAGGACGCAAGCCCAAATTGCGTCTGCATTATGAGCGGGGCGAAGATGAAAGCCTGGAACCCGCCCCCAAAATGTGCAAACGCTTCCTTCAGGACGGGGGATCTTCCGACCCCAGCCTGGCCCAGCTGACCAGAAGGTTCCAGGAGAAGACCACCATTACGCCCAGGTCCAGCAGTGAGCACATGGGCGTGGCCTACACCCGTCCGGACCGAGGAGGCAGGACTCATTACCTGGCGGTCCTGAAGCACCGTGACAAAAACGTGAGCCTGCCGATAATAACGGGAGAAGAACTCGGGGTGGTATGCCCCCCCACGGCCCCAGGCTCCTCCTGGACCCCTCGTTTCACCAACATGGACACGGTGACAGTCACAGACGTCACCATGAACCTGCTCACCGTCACTGTCAGAGAGAACTACACCGACAAAGGTTTTTTTCGAGAGAAAAGATAA